A single genomic interval of Roseofilum casamattae BLCC-M143 harbors:
- a CDS encoding helix-turn-helix domain-containing protein: MTDRAKPLSVNACETWNISPEQLRSLLGQIEDKLHHSEVYRRTLAALQTQSGEALNPPLEDMSMLIKAMGREAIRISLQHFLAQERKKIHRSQSEAAIAPVTTPPSNPTPPAIETTKKVASFRPRKVSKAQLAQQKAKEEKEQAWKAIGEQLQHARYARSLSLEQLHALTRIPLHELKALEAGDLDRLPEEVYLQGFVRRLSIVLGLDSQQLLSTLPTPDTRHSVIPSWYRPPTGNKRSMYLQPAHLYVGYTALMAGAVGGLTLLYGEAPSGAAQEQLQPGPQHSAPDRDREAYAAESLSSAEIPPPEALEPNSL, from the coding sequence ATAAGCTGCACCATTCCGAAGTCTATCGCCGTACCCTAGCAGCCTTGCAAACTCAGTCAGGAGAGGCCTTAAACCCTCCCTTAGAAGATATGTCCATGTTGATTAAAGCCATGGGCAGAGAAGCCATCCGTATTTCTCTTCAGCATTTTCTCGCGCAAGAGCGAAAAAAAATACACCGATCGCAATCGGAAGCCGCGATCGCCCCAGTGACCACCCCGCCCTCAAATCCGACTCCACCGGCGATTGAGACGACGAAAAAAGTAGCGTCTTTCCGTCCTCGAAAGGTCTCCAAAGCACAATTAGCCCAACAAAAAGCCAAAGAAGAAAAAGAACAAGCTTGGAAAGCGATCGGGGAACAACTGCAACACGCCCGTTATGCCCGTTCTTTGTCCCTCGAGCAATTACATGCCCTAACACGAATTCCTCTGCACGAGTTAAAAGCATTGGAAGCCGGCGATCTCGATCGCTTGCCCGAAGAAGTTTATCTTCAAGGCTTTGTCCGTCGCTTAAGCATCGTGCTCGGTTTAGACAGCCAACAACTTCTCTCAACTCTTCCCACTCCCGATACTCGTCACTCCGTGATTCCTTCTTGGTATCGCCCTCCGACTGGCAATAAGCGGAGCATGTATTTGCAACCAGCGCACCTCTATGTGGGCTACACGGCACTAATGGCAGGAGCAGTAGGAGGTTTGACATTACTGTATGGTGAAGCGCCTTCTGGGGCAGCACAAGAGCAATTGCAACCCGGTCCCCAGCATTCCGCTCCCGATCGCGATCGCGAAGCCTATGCCGCCGAATCCTTGTCTAGCGCGGAGATTCCGCCACCGGAAGCCCTCGAACCCAATTCGCTGTAA